One segment of Streptomyces sp. NBC_00576 DNA contains the following:
- a CDS encoding PadR family transcriptional regulator, with the protein MLELAILGFLAEGPLPGHELRRRVSQLTGYTRPVSDGSLYPAINRLTRAGLIERRADPAAGAARYVLSLTAAGRAEMLQRLRKPADHEITDFTRFYIVLAFLSHLPDAAEQHAVLRRRLEFLEEPASFFYDNERPLRAEEIADPYRRGMLLTARATSRAERTWLRETLGEKPPAFDTACTDSDPHAPAAPAS; encoded by the coding sequence ATGCTGGAACTCGCGATACTCGGCTTCCTCGCCGAGGGACCCCTGCCTGGACACGAGCTGCGCCGCCGCGTCTCACAGCTGACCGGCTATACGCGGCCGGTCAGTGACGGCAGCCTGTATCCGGCGATCAATCGCCTGACCAGGGCGGGCTTGATCGAGCGGCGCGCCGACCCAGCCGCGGGGGCGGCCCGATACGTGCTCAGCCTGACCGCGGCCGGACGGGCCGAAATGCTTCAGCGGCTGCGCAAGCCCGCCGACCACGAGATCACCGACTTCACCCGGTTCTACATCGTCCTGGCCTTCCTCTCCCACCTGCCCGACGCGGCCGAACAGCACGCGGTGCTGCGCAGACGGCTGGAGTTCCTGGAAGAACCGGCGAGCTTCTTCTACGACAACGAGCGGCCCCTGCGTGCCGAGGAGATCGCCGACCCCTACCGGCGGGGCATGCTGCTCACCGCCCGCGCCACCAGCCGCGCCGAACGGACCTGGCTGCGCGAGACCCTCGGGGAGAAGCCGCCCGCATTCGACACCGCATGCACCGACAGCGATCCACATGCGCCCGCCGCTCCCGCGAGCTGA
- a CDS encoding ester cyclase, translating to MNRFVEFINAGNEDLAREVISPDAVFHAPSHPEPLRGPDGYLEVIGMMRSAFPDVQWTLEETVTEGDTVAARFTMRGTHDGEFFGIPASGNKISVQAMNFYYLADGRIVGERGQPDLLGVMQQIGAVPAP from the coding sequence ATGAACCGTTTCGTCGAGTTCATCAACGCGGGCAACGAGGATCTCGCCCGCGAGGTCATTTCTCCAGACGCGGTGTTCCACGCGCCAAGCCACCCGGAACCACTGCGGGGGCCCGATGGGTACCTGGAAGTCATCGGGATGATGCGCAGCGCCTTCCCCGACGTCCAGTGGACACTGGAGGAGACAGTCACCGAAGGCGACACTGTGGCCGCGCGGTTCACCATGCGGGGAACCCACGACGGTGAATTCTTCGGGATCCCGGCGAGCGGCAACAAGATCTCGGTGCAGGCCATGAACTTCTACTACCTGGCCGACGGCCGGATCGTCGGCGAACGGGGCCAGCCCGATCTCCTCGGGGTGATGCAGCAGATCGGTGCCGTACCGGCGCCGTGA
- a CDS encoding alpha/beta fold hydrolase, with the protein MFDPADFPKPTLISVNGVELEVFEAGRQNAGKPIVLCHGWPEHAFSWRHQMPALAAAGYHVIVPNQRGYGNSSRPTEVTDYDIEHLSGDLVALLDHYGYEDATFVGHDWGAMVVWGLTLLHPNRVNKVINLSLPYQERGEKPWIEFMEDVLGSDFYFVHFNRQPGVADAVFEENTFQFLRNMYRKNEPPREPQPGMALIDLARAETPLGDPVMSDSELAVFVSAFESTGFTGSVNWYRNLDRNWRLLADVDPIIQQPTLMIYGDRDAVQRSEKLAEFVPHVEVVNLDCGHWIQQEKPEETNQAITKWLEQQDAI; encoded by the coding sequence ATGTTCGATCCAGCCGATTTCCCCAAGCCCACCCTTATTTCGGTCAACGGTGTGGAGCTTGAAGTCTTTGAAGCAGGCCGGCAGAATGCCGGAAAGCCCATTGTGCTCTGTCATGGCTGGCCGGAGCACGCCTTTTCCTGGCGCCATCAGATGCCCGCCCTCGCCGCAGCGGGCTACCATGTCATCGTCCCGAACCAGCGGGGTTATGGGAACTCATCCCGTCCGACCGAAGTGACGGACTACGACATTGAACACCTGTCGGGTGATCTCGTCGCACTTCTCGATCACTACGGATACGAAGATGCCACCTTTGTCGGTCATGACTGGGGTGCAATGGTCGTCTGGGGACTGACCCTGCTGCATCCGAACCGTGTAAACAAAGTGATCAACCTGAGCTTGCCTTACCAGGAGCGCGGAGAAAAGCCCTGGATCGAGTTCATGGAAGATGTGCTTGGCAGCGACTTCTATTTCGTCCACTTCAATCGGCAGCCAGGCGTCGCGGACGCCGTGTTCGAGGAGAACACCTTCCAGTTCCTTCGCAACATGTACCGGAAGAACGAGCCCCCCAGGGAGCCTCAGCCGGGTATGGCGCTGATCGATCTCGCCAGAGCGGAAACGCCACTCGGTGATCCCGTCATGAGCGACAGCGAACTGGCCGTTTTCGTCTCCGCCTTCGAATCGACAGGGTTCACGGGGAGTGTGAATTGGTACAGGAACCTTGACCGCAACTGGCGCTTGCTGGCGGACGTGGACCCGATCATCCAGCAGCCCACACTCATGATCTACGGCGACCGGGATGCGGTCCAGAGATCTGAAAAGCTGGCAGAGTTCGTCCCCCATGTGGAAGTGGTCAATCTGGATTGCGGTCATTGGATCCAGCAAGAGAAGCCGGAAGAAACGAACCAGGCGATTACGAAATGGCTGGAACAGCAGGATGCCATTTAG
- a CDS encoding helix-turn-helix transcriptional regulator: protein MRTDRLVAVLLLLQRREQVTAAEVARELEVSERTARRDLDALAMAGVPVYSLQGRSGGWRLVGGARTDLSGLTASEARALFLVAGPASAATPAVKAALRKLVHALPEPFRVQAEAAASSLVMDPQRWGSSRIEHRPPRFLDELQDAVIRGVQVRLGYIDRKGTETERTVHPLGIVAKGPSWYLVSNTEAGRRTFRIDRVSSADPTDDPVHRPEDFDLAESWHEIADEVDRKRTPLEIQAVCAPHGIGLLRMALGGRLEVGGSMTDGRIEVVIRGHNEYMLAGELAGLVEWIEVTGPRGVRDHMASIGNALVERYG from the coding sequence ATGCGAACCGACCGGCTGGTGGCCGTCCTCCTCCTGCTGCAACGGCGCGAGCAGGTGACAGCAGCAGAGGTCGCCCGAGAGCTGGAGGTCTCCGAGCGCACCGCCCGCCGCGACCTCGACGCCCTGGCCATGGCGGGGGTGCCCGTGTACTCCCTGCAGGGCCGAAGCGGCGGCTGGCGCCTCGTGGGCGGCGCCCGCACCGACCTGTCCGGGCTGACCGCCAGCGAGGCCCGCGCCCTGTTCCTGGTCGCCGGCCCGGCCTCGGCCGCGACACCGGCCGTGAAAGCAGCACTGCGCAAGCTCGTCCATGCCCTGCCGGAACCCTTCCGGGTCCAGGCCGAGGCAGCAGCGTCGTCGCTGGTCATGGACCCGCAACGATGGGGGTCGAGCCGGATCGAGCACCGACCGCCCCGCTTCCTCGACGAACTCCAGGACGCGGTGATCCGCGGCGTCCAGGTACGGCTCGGCTACATCGACCGCAAAGGCACCGAAACCGAGAGAACCGTCCACCCCCTGGGCATCGTCGCCAAAGGCCCGTCGTGGTACCTCGTCTCCAACACCGAGGCAGGCCGGCGGACCTTCCGGATCGACCGCGTGTCGTCCGCCGACCCGACCGACGATCCCGTGCACCGCCCCGAGGACTTCGACCTTGCCGAGAGCTGGCACGAGATCGCCGACGAGGTCGACCGCAAGCGAACGCCCCTCGAAATCCAGGCGGTATGCGCGCCCCACGGGATAGGCCTGCTCCGGATGGCGCTCGGCGGTCGGCTCGAGGTGGGAGGTTCCATGACCGACGGCCGCATCGAGGTCGTGATCCGCGGCCACAACGAGTACATGCTCGCCGGCGAGCTTGCCGGGCTGGTCGAATGGATCGAGGTGACTGGCCCTCGGGGTGTGCGAGACCACATGGCCTCGATCGGCAACGCGCTCGTTGAGCGATACGGCTGA
- a CDS encoding iron-sulfur cluster assembly accessory protein, whose amino-acid sequence MSVSDETSTVTDGIILSDAAAAKVKALLDQEGREDLALRVAVQPGGCSGLRYQLFFDERSLDGDVLKDFDGVKVVTDRMSAPYLGGASIDFVDTIEKQGFTIDNPNATGSCACGDSFS is encoded by the coding sequence ATGTCCGTATCGGACGAGACCAGCACCGTCACCGACGGCATCATCCTGTCCGACGCCGCTGCGGCGAAGGTCAAGGCCCTGCTCGACCAGGAAGGCCGCGAGGACCTCGCCCTGCGTGTCGCGGTCCAGCCCGGCGGTTGCTCGGGTCTGCGCTACCAGCTGTTCTTCGACGAGCGTTCCCTCGACGGTGATGTCCTCAAGGACTTCGACGGTGTGAAGGTCGTCACCGACCGTATGAGCGCTCCCTACCTCGGCGGCGCCTCGATCGACTTCGTCGACACGATCGAGAAGCAGGGCTTCACGATCGACAACCCGAACGCGACGGGCTCCTGCGCCTGCGGCGACTCCTTCAGCTAG
- a CDS encoding carbohydrate kinase family protein: MRIAVTGSIATDHLMTFPGRFADQLVADQLHTVSLSFLVDNLDVRRGGVGANIAFGMGQLGTRPILVGAAGADFDEYRAWLDRHGVDTDSVRISETLHTARFVCTTDADHNQIGSFYTGAMSEARLIELKTVADRVGGLDLVSIGADDPEAMLRHTEECRTRSIPFAADFSQQIARMGGDDIKVLLEGAAYLFSNEYEKGLIESKTGWSDAEILAKVGTRVTTLGSRGVRIERDGQEPIEVGCPDEEAKVEPTGVGDAFRAGFLSGLAWDVSLERAAQIGCMLATLVIETVGTQEYQLRRGHFMDRFRKAYGDDAATEVQQHLK; the protein is encoded by the coding sequence GTGCGTATCGCAGTCACCGGCTCCATCGCCACCGACCACCTCATGACCTTCCCCGGCCGTTTCGCCGACCAGCTCGTAGCGGATCAGCTGCACACGGTCTCGCTCTCGTTCCTGGTCGACAACCTCGACGTACGCCGGGGTGGCGTGGGCGCGAACATCGCCTTCGGCATGGGCCAGCTCGGCACCAGGCCGATCCTGGTCGGGGCCGCCGGCGCCGACTTCGACGAGTACCGCGCCTGGCTGGACCGCCACGGCGTGGACACCGACTCGGTGCGTATCTCCGAGACGCTGCACACCGCCCGTTTCGTGTGCACCACCGACGCCGACCACAACCAGATCGGCTCCTTCTACACCGGCGCCATGAGCGAGGCCCGGCTGATCGAGCTGAAGACCGTCGCCGACCGCGTGGGCGGCCTGGACCTGGTCTCGATCGGCGCGGACGACCCGGAGGCGATGCTCCGCCACACCGAGGAGTGCCGCACCCGGTCCATCCCGTTCGCCGCCGACTTCTCCCAGCAGATCGCCCGCATGGGCGGCGACGACATCAAGGTCCTGCTGGAGGGCGCCGCGTACCTCTTCTCGAACGAGTACGAGAAGGGCCTCATCGAGTCGAAGACCGGCTGGTCCGACGCCGAGATCCTCGCCAAGGTCGGCACCCGGGTGACCACCCTCGGCTCCCGGGGCGTACGCATCGAACGCGACGGTCAGGAGCCGATCGAGGTCGGCTGCCCGGACGAGGAGGCCAAGGTCGAGCCCACGGGCGTCGGCGACGCCTTCCGCGCCGGCTTCCTGTCCGGCCTGGCGTGGGACGTCTCCCTGGAGCGTGCCGCACAGATCGGCTGCATGCTCGCCACCCTGGTCATCGAGACGGTCGGCACCCAGGAGTACCAGCTCCGCCGCGGCCACTTCATGGACCGCTTCCGCAAGGCGTACGGCGACGACGCGGCGACCGAGGTCCAGCAGCACCTGAAGTGA
- a CDS encoding cysteine desulfurase/sulfurtransferase TusA family protein — MSYFDAASSAPLHPVARQALLASLDEGWADPARLYREGRRARMLLDAAREAAAEAVGCRSDELTFVSSGTRAVHVGVAGALAGRRRVGRHLIVSAVEHSSVLHSAEEWEAAGGEVTTVAVDRAGAVTAEAYEAAVRPDTALACLQSANHEVGTEQPVAEVAEMCRAAGVPLLVDAAQSLGWAAVAGPWSLLAASAHKWGGPSGVGLLAVRKGVRFAVQGPVDERESGRAAGFENLPAIVAAAASLRAVRAEAAQEAVRLRELTERIRARVPQLVPDVEVVGDPVRRLPGVVTFSCLYVDGETLLHELDRAGFSVSSGSSCTSSTLTPSHVLKAMGVLSEGNVRVSLPVGTPAEEVDRFLSVLPGAVAVVREKLGAPVPVTVAVVGEGDSLVVDALGRRCPIPVIELAKRIGDVPVGGTVRVLSDDEAARLDIPAWCEMRGQEYVGEEPADRGAAYLVRRLS, encoded by the coding sequence GTGTCCTACTTTGATGCCGCCTCCTCAGCTCCCCTCCATCCCGTTGCCCGGCAGGCTCTGCTGGCCTCGCTCGATGAGGGGTGGGCGGATCCCGCACGTTTGTACAGGGAGGGGCGGCGGGCCCGGATGTTGCTGGATGCCGCTCGGGAGGCTGCCGCCGAGGCGGTCGGGTGCCGTTCCGATGAGCTGACGTTCGTGTCGTCCGGTACTCGGGCCGTGCATGTCGGTGTCGCGGGCGCTCTCGCGGGGCGGCGCCGCGTTGGACGTCACCTGATCGTGTCGGCGGTCGAACACTCGTCGGTGCTCCATTCGGCTGAGGAATGGGAGGCGGCAGGCGGTGAGGTGACGACTGTCGCCGTGGATCGCGCCGGTGCCGTGACCGCCGAGGCGTACGAGGCTGCCGTACGGCCCGACACCGCGCTGGCCTGTCTCCAGTCGGCCAACCACGAGGTGGGGACTGAGCAGCCGGTGGCCGAGGTGGCCGAGATGTGCCGGGCGGCCGGGGTGCCGTTGCTGGTGGACGCGGCGCAGTCGTTGGGGTGGGCGGCGGTCGCGGGGCCCTGGTCGCTGTTGGCCGCCAGTGCCCATAAATGGGGTGGGCCTTCCGGGGTGGGACTGCTTGCCGTGCGCAAGGGGGTGCGGTTCGCGGTTCAAGGGCCCGTGGACGAACGGGAGTCGGGTCGGGCGGCCGGGTTCGAGAACCTTCCGGCGATCGTCGCGGCGGCGGCCTCGCTCCGCGCGGTGCGGGCCGAGGCGGCCCAGGAGGCGGTGCGACTGCGGGAGCTGACGGAGCGGATCCGGGCGCGGGTGCCGCAACTGGTTCCGGACGTCGAGGTGGTCGGCGATCCGGTGCGGCGGCTGCCCGGAGTCGTCACCTTCTCCTGTCTCTATGTCGACGGGGAGACACTGCTGCATGAGCTGGACCGCGCCGGTTTCTCCGTTTCCTCCGGATCGTCCTGTACGAGCAGCACGTTGACGCCGAGCCATGTGCTGAAGGCGATGGGGGTGCTGAGTGAGGGCAATGTGAGGGTGTCGTTGCCGGTCGGGACCCCGGCCGAGGAGGTCGACCGGTTCCTGTCCGTCCTGCCGGGCGCGGTGGCGGTCGTACGGGAGAAACTGGGCGCGCCGGTTCCGGTGACGGTCGCTGTCGTCGGCGAGGGGGACTCGCTCGTTGTCGATGCCCTCGGCAGGCGCTGTCCGATCCCGGTGATCGAGCTGGCGAAGCGGATCGGCGATGTGCCGGTGGGCGGCACGGTCCGGGTCCTCTCGGACGACGAGGCGGCGCGGCTGGACATTCCGGCATGGTGCGAGATGCGGGGGCAGGAGTACGTCGGTGAGGAGCCGGCGGACCGGGGCGCGGCCTATCTGGTCCGCCGGCTCTCCTGA
- the ctaC gene encoding aa3-type cytochrome oxidase subunit II produces the protein MSPNGSDLPHALGGAGGTPTPRRPLRRKLLQALTAGLVLATATGCTYKDFPRLGMPTPTTEEAPRILSLWQGSWAAALATGVLVWGLILWSAMFHRRSRTKVEVPPQTRYNMPIEALYTVVPLIIVSVLFYFTARDESKLLDVSKKPDLTVNVVGFQWSWGFNYIENVPGSNGNADTDENLAAIPDRFKKDFPANAGGVYDVGTPGTENPDTHNPGPTLWLPKGKTVRFVLTSRDVIHSFWVVPFLMKQDVIPGHTNAFQVTPNKEGTFMGKCAELCGVDHSRMLFNVKVVSPEAYEKHLKDLATKGQTGYIPAGIAQTSHEKNRETTNL, from the coding sequence GTGAGTCCCAACGGCTCCGACCTCCCCCACGCCCTGGGGGGCGCGGGCGGTACCCCCACGCCGCGGCGCCCGTTGCGGCGGAAGCTGCTGCAGGCATTGACTGCGGGCCTGGTCCTGGCGACCGCGACCGGTTGCACATACAAGGACTTCCCCCGCCTTGGTATGCCCACCCCGACCACGGAAGAGGCTCCGCGGATCCTCTCCCTGTGGCAGGGATCCTGGGCAGCCGCGCTCGCCACCGGCGTGCTGGTCTGGGGCCTGATCCTGTGGAGCGCCATGTTCCACCGGCGCAGCCGCACCAAGGTCGAAGTACCTCCGCAGACCCGGTACAACATGCCCATCGAGGCGCTGTACACCGTGGTTCCGCTGATCATCGTCTCGGTGCTCTTCTACTTCACGGCACGTGACGAGTCGAAGCTCCTCGATGTCTCCAAGAAGCCCGACCTCACGGTCAACGTCGTGGGCTTCCAATGGAGCTGGGGCTTCAACTACATCGAGAACGTCCCGGGTTCCAACGGGAACGCGGACACCGATGAGAACCTGGCCGCCATTCCGGACCGGTTCAAGAAGGACTTCCCGGCCAACGCCGGCGGTGTCTACGACGTCGGCACGCCCGGTACGGAGAACCCGGACACCCACAACCCCGGCCCGACCCTCTGGCTCCCCAAGGGCAAGACGGTCCGCTTCGTCCTCACCTCACGTGACGTCATCCACTCCTTCTGGGTGGTGCCGTTCCTGATGAAGCAGGACGTCATCCCCGGCCACACCAACGCCTTCCAGGTGACCCCCAACAAGGAGGGCACCTTCATGGGCAAGTGCGCAGAGCTTTGCGGTGTCGACCACTCCCGGATGCTGTTCAACGTGAAGGTCGTCTCCCCCGAGGCCTACGAGAAGCACCTCAAGGATCTCGCGACGAAGGGGCAGACCGGTTACATTCCCGCCGGCATCGCGCAGACGAGCCACGAGAAGAACCGGGAGACGACGAACCTGTGA